A genomic window from Methanobacterium sp. BRmetb2 includes:
- a CDS encoding glycosyltransferase: MRIGIFTEYFPKTGDLEVKGGAEASAFNEAYYLSKKHQITVVTSNEKGSKKKDNINGINIIRCGKSRKYVQAGSFKDRLSFMKAAYDKGRQESFDIIAAYNFITYPVVWKLSKKLKIPCIARYHDVWIGEWVKNVGFTGITGEILERYTLSRDFDQFIAVSNYTKEKLKKYVPEKKIKVVPNIVEVPSIKENKFNNPTICCVSRLVDYKRVDDLIKAIYILKKDIPNIQCIVIGTGPQEEDLKQMVKKFNLEDNIKFYGFVESHLNVLKTIKASHVFCLASNVEGFGIVIVEAMGLGVPFVASNIPPLLEASHGKGGLFYEVENYNDLAEKIKNLLKNNKTYDKLSSEGLHYVRMYKGEKIASKLEEIYNELVK; the protein is encoded by the coding sequence ATGAGAATAGGTATATTTACTGAATATTTTCCAAAAACAGGAGATTTAGAAGTTAAAGGTGGTGCTGAAGCTTCTGCTTTTAATGAAGCTTATTATCTCTCCAAAAAACATCAAATTACAGTTGTTACCTCCAATGAAAAAGGAAGCAAGAAAAAGGATAATATAAATGGTATCAACATAATTAGATGTGGAAAAAGCAGAAAATATGTTCAAGCAGGTTCATTTAAGGATAGATTATCTTTTATGAAGGCAGCTTATGATAAGGGTAGACAAGAGAGTTTTGATATAATTGCTGCTTACAACTTCATAACCTATCCAGTAGTCTGGAAATTGTCTAAGAAACTCAAAATTCCCTGCATAGCCAGATATCATGATGTATGGATTGGTGAATGGGTGAAAAATGTTGGTTTTACAGGTATAACCGGGGAGATTCTGGAAAGATATACATTATCCCGAGACTTTGACCAGTTTATCGCGGTTTCCAATTATACAAAAGAAAAATTAAAAAAATATGTTCCAGAAAAAAAAATAAAAGTTGTGCCCAATATTGTGGAAGTACCATCAATTAAAGAGAATAAATTTAATAATCCTACAATATGCTGCGTGTCCCGTTTAGTTGATTATAAAAGAGTTGATGACTTAATTAAAGCTATTTATATCTTGAAAAAAGATATCCCTAATATTCAATGCATCGTAATAGGTACCGGTCCCCAAGAAGAAGACCTTAAACAAATGGTTAAAAAGTTCAATTTAGAGGATAATATCAAATTTTATGGTTTTGTAGAAAGCCACTTAAATGTTTTAAAAACCATTAAAGCATCACATGTATTCTGTTTGGCCAGTAATGTTGAAGGATTTGGAATAGTAATTGTAGAAGCCATGGGATTAGGAGTTCCATTTGTAGCTTCCAATATCCCTCCTTTATTAGAAGCAAGTCATGGCAAAGGTGGATTGTTTTATGAGGTAGAAAATTATAATGACTTAGCTGAAAAGATAAAAAATTTATTAAAAAATAATAAGACATATGATAAATTATCATCTGAAGGGTTGCACTATGTCAGAATGTATAAAGGAGAAAAAATAGCGTCAAAACTTGAAGAGATTTATAATGAATTAGTAAAGTAA